Proteins from a single region of Fusobacterium russii ATCC 25533:
- a CDS encoding aminotransferase class I/II-fold pyridoxal phosphate-dependent enzyme: MSKLDQTKTPLFSVLKNEYVGRNILPFHVPGHKRGKGVDEEFYNFMGEGPFSMDVTIFTMVDGLHHPKSCIKEAQELAADAYGVKHSFFAVNGTSGAIQAMIMSVMKAGEKILVPRNVHKSVSAGIILSGSEPVYMNPEIDENLGIALGVKPQTVENMLKQDPDIAAVLIINPTYYGVATDIKKIAEIVHSYDIPLIVDEAHGPHLHFHEELPVSAVDAGADICTQSTHKILGALTQMSLIHVNSDRVDAAKVKQILSLLHTTSPSYPLMASLDCARRQIATQGRELLTRTIALARRFRAEANRIPGIYCFGEELVGKEGFFAFDPTKITISAKELGLKGFELESLLVDDYNIQMELSDYYNTLGLVTIGDTDESINRLLDALRDISRRFINNAKRLEKNFIKLPDTPELVLMPREAFYSEKNKVLFKESVGKICGEMIMAYPPGIPIIIAGERISQDIIDHIEELKEAKLHLQGMEDPELETINVIEEEDAVYIYSEKMKNKLIGVQMNLGANRSGTEFGPDELLQSYPDTFDEMELITVERQKEDFNDKKLKFKNTILHTSEKIAKTVNEAVKDGYRPIMIGGDHTISLGSVAGVTLEKEVGLIWISAHGDMNTPESTLTGNIHGMPLALLQGIGDRDLANCFYEGAKVDSKNVIIFGAREIELEERKIIEELGIKIIYYDEILRKGIDNVLEEVKEYLAIDNIHISFDLNAINPEIAPGVSVPVRSGFTEDEVFKTLKFLFKNYWVTSADLVEFNPVNDINGKTAELINDIVSYMTNPD, encoded by the coding sequence ATGTCAAAGCTAGATCAGACTAAAACGCCATTATTCAGTGTTTTAAAAAATGAATATGTCGGCAGAAACATCTTACCTTTTCATGTCCCAGGGCATAAAAGAGGAAAGGGAGTGGATGAAGAATTTTATAATTTTATGGGAGAAGGACCATTCTCCATGGATGTGACAATATTTACAATGGTAGATGGACTACATCACCCAAAATCTTGTATAAAGGAAGCTCAAGAATTAGCAGCAGATGCTTATGGAGTTAAACATAGTTTTTTTGCAGTTAATGGAACATCTGGAGCAATTCAAGCTATGATAATGTCTGTAATGAAAGCTGGGGAAAAAATATTGGTACCTAGAAATGTCCATAAGTCAGTTTCAGCAGGAATCATACTAAGTGGGTCAGAGCCAGTTTATATGAATCCTGAAATAGATGAAAACTTAGGAATAGCTTTGGGAGTTAAACCTCAAACAGTTGAAAACATGCTTAAACAGGATCCGGATATTGCAGCAGTTTTAATAATTAATCCAACTTATTATGGTGTTGCAACAGATATTAAAAAGATTGCAGAAATAGTTCACAGTTATGACATTCCATTGATAGTTGATGAAGCTCATGGACCACATTTACACTTCCATGAAGAATTACCTGTTTCAGCAGTTGATGCTGGTGCAGATATCTGTACTCAAAGTACACATAAAATTCTAGGTGCATTGACACAGATGTCTTTAATACATGTTAATTCAGATAGAGTTGATGCAGCTAAAGTTAAACAAATACTAAGCTTGTTACATACAACATCGCCCTCATATCCTTTAATGGCATCTCTTGATTGTGCAAGAAGGCAGATAGCAACTCAGGGAAGAGAGTTATTGACAAGAACAATAGCTTTAGCGAGAAGATTCAGAGCAGAGGCAAATAGAATACCGGGAATTTATTGTTTCGGTGAGGAACTTGTTGGAAAAGAGGGCTTTTTTGCTTTTGATCCTACTAAAATAACAATATCGGCAAAAGAGTTAGGATTAAAAGGCTTTGAATTGGAAAGTCTACTTGTAGATGACTATAATATTCAAATGGAGCTATCAGATTACTATAATACTTTAGGGCTTGTGACTATTGGTGATACGGATGAGAGTATAAACAGATTACTTGATGCTTTAAGAGATATAAGTAGAAGATTTATAAATAATGCAAAACGTTTGGAGAAGAATTTTATAAAATTACCTGATACTCCGGAATTAGTTTTAATGCCAAGAGAAGCTTTTTATAGTGAAAAAAATAAGGTACTTTTCAAAGAAAGTGTAGGGAAAATATGTGGTGAAATGATAATGGCATATCCACCCGGGATTCCTATAATAATAGCCGGAGAAAGAATAAGTCAGGATATAATTGACCATATAGAAGAATTAAAAGAAGCAAAACTTCATTTACAAGGAATGGAAGATCCGGAACTTGAAACTATAAATGTAATAGAAGAGGAAGATGCAGTTTATATTTACTCTGAAAAAATGAAAAATAAATTAATTGGAGTTCAAATGAATTTAGGAGCAAATAGAAGTGGAACAGAATTTGGACCTGATGAACTTTTACAATCTTATCCCGATACATTTGATGAGATGGAATTAATAACTGTTGAAAGACAAAAAGAAGATTTTAACGATAAAAAATTAAAATTTAAGAATACAATTTTACATACTTCTGAAAAAATTGCTAAAACAGTTAATGAAGCAGTCAAAGACGGGTATAGACCTATAATGATAGGTGGAGATCACACAATAAGCTTAGGAAGTGTTGCAGGGGTAACTTTAGAAAAGGAAGTTGGCTTAATTTGGATAAGTGCACATGGAGATATGAACACGCCTGAAAGCACCCTGACAGGAAATATACATGGAATGCCTTTGGCATTACTTCAAGGTATAGGAGATAGAGATTTAGCAAATTGTTTCTATGAAGGAGCAAAGGTAGACAGTAAGAATGTTATTATTTTTGGAGCTAGAGAAATAGAATTGGAAGAAAGAAAAATAATTGAAGAACTAGGCATAAAAATAATTTACTATGATGAAATATTAAGAAAAGGTATAGATAATGTACTTGAAGAAGTTAAGGAGTACTTAGCTATAGATAATATTCATATAAGTTTTGATTTAAATGCTATTAATCCTGAGATAGCACCTGGAGTTTCTGTACCGGTTAGAAGCGGTTTTACAGAAGATGAGGTATTTAAAACATTAAAATTCCTATTTAAAAATTATTGGGTAACATCGGCTGATTTAGTTGAATTTAACCCTGTAAATGATATAAATGGAAAGACAGCAGAGCTTATAAATGATATAGTTTCTTATATGACTAATCCTGATTAA
- a CDS encoding DNA processing protein DprA, with protein MNYSEEALRLLAAKKAAYIKTNAQFWKLFSTPDKMKEILNSDEIIKEYENIKFNLKSSKINGRYPEGIICAYDEAFPIINSNVKNLSEKPYLLFYKGDLSLLKNLNKNIAVIGLSDIDEDIAKRESLIIKKLVQENMFIVSGLALGCDTVAHKECLNNFGKTIAILPTSLKKIYPPENKKLMDRILEEGGLILSEYYDEAKSRFEAISRFVERDRLQAMFSKAIILIASYRKNEGDCGSRHAMKAAEKYGIERFVMYNSKIDRNNKKFGLNMDYIKEGSVKILTSKSIEYIKNIEHKEFIENKEKIFIEQLKLL; from the coding sequence GTGAATTATTCCGAAGAAGCTTTAAGATTACTGGCAGCTAAGAAAGCTGCTTATATAAAAACTAATGCTCAATTTTGGAAACTATTTTCAACTCCTGATAAAATGAAGGAAATTTTAAATAGTGATGAGATTATCAAAGAATATGAAAATATAAAATTCAATTTAAAAAGCAGTAAAATTAATGGCAGATACCCAGAAGGTATTATCTGTGCTTATGATGAAGCTTTTCCTATTATTAATTCAAATGTTAAAAATTTAAGTGAAAAACCTTATTTATTATTTTATAAAGGTGATTTATCTCTATTAAAAAATTTAAATAAAAATATTGCAGTTATAGGTCTTAGTGATATAGATGAAGATATAGCCAAAAGAGAGAGCTTAATTATAAAAAAATTAGTGCAAGAAAATATGTTTATAGTGAGTGGTTTAGCATTAGGTTGTGATACTGTTGCCCATAAAGAATGCTTAAATAATTTTGGAAAAACAATAGCAATATTACCAACTTCTTTAAAGAAAATATATCCTCCAGAAAATAAAAAACTAATGGACAGAATCTTAGAAGAGGGAGGCCTTATATTGAGTGAATACTACGATGAAGCAAAATCAAGGTTTGAAGCAATAAGCAGATTTGTGGAAAGAGATCGTTTACAGGCTATGTTTTCAAAAGCTATAATTTTAATAGCAAGTTATAGAAAAAATGAAGGCGATTGTGGTTCAAGACATGCAATGAAGGCAGCAGAAAAATATGGAATTGAAAGATTTGTTATGTATAACTCTAAAATAGATAGAAATAATAAAAAATTTGGTTTAAATATGGATTATATAAAAGAAGGCAGTGTAAAAATATTGACTTCAAAATCTATTGAATATATAAAAAATATTGAGCATAAAGAATTTATAGAAAATAAAGAAAAAATATTTATAGAGCAACTAAAATTGTTATAA
- a CDS encoding ATP-dependent helicase, with amino-acid sequence MSFELLDKLNNRQREAAEQIDGSILILAGAGSGKTRTITYRIANMIKNENISPYSILAVTFTNKAAKEMRERVESLIGEDAKKCTISTFHSFGVRLLRMYAKDLGYASNFTIYDTDDQRRIIKAILKEYGLEKVNDREIASSISKVKEEDLPLKDFEYINKNFVEIYEKYNRNLKANNAMDFSDILVNTYNLLKLEHILEKVQERYKYVMIDEYQDTNNLQYKIIDLIARKNLNLCVVGDENQSIYGFRGANISNILNFEKNYSNSKIIKLEENYRSTSIILEAANELIKNNKSSKDKKLWTQNNKGDLIQLIESDTGRDEVNKVIEIIKEEHSKGVPYKDITILYRTNAQSRIFEEGFLRYNIPHKVFGGISFYARAEIKDIVAYLSVIVNSKDELNLTRILNVPKRKLGDKGLEKIKNYAEENSLSLLEALSNIEQISGLTSTTKEKLSELYSLIKEYQESLSYETASTIVIDLLDKINYYEYIKESYDNYETRLENIEEFKNSILELENVLGSISLNEYLENISLVSATDDLEEASDYVKLMTIHNSKGLEFPIVFLVGFENEIFPGNRALTDDNELEEERRLCYVAITRAEKKLYLSYSHLRFIYGIDKIMTSSIFLKEIPENLYEEKFKNKNTAFTSLLYRDSEVIKPVFKNKNEINTKNIIPSSISKSDIVNRLGFAVGDRVKHKKFGLGVIREITEKKIIVQFIDGNKEIANIIADKFLTKSE; translated from the coding sequence ATGAGTTTTGAATTATTGGATAAATTAAATAATAGACAAAGAGAAGCAGCTGAACAAATTGATGGTTCAATTTTAATACTTGCAGGAGCTGGTTCGGGAAAAACAAGAACAATAACATATAGAATAGCTAATATGATAAAAAATGAAAATATAAGTCCTTATAGTATATTGGCAGTTACATTTACAAATAAAGCAGCAAAAGAAATGAGAGAAAGAGTTGAAAGTCTAATAGGTGAGGATGCTAAAAAATGTACCATATCGACATTCCATTCCTTTGGGGTTAGGCTTTTAAGAATGTATGCAAAGGATTTAGGTTATGCTTCAAACTTTACCATATATGACACAGATGACCAAAGAAGAATTATAAAAGCAATATTGAAAGAGTATGGTTTAGAGAAAGTGAATGACAGAGAAATAGCGTCATCTATATCAAAGGTAAAAGAGGAGGATTTACCTTTAAAAGATTTTGAATATATTAATAAAAATTTTGTAGAAATTTATGAGAAATATAACAGGAATTTAAAAGCCAACAATGCAATGGATTTTTCAGATATACTTGTAAATACTTATAATTTATTAAAGCTGGAACATATTTTAGAGAAGGTACAGGAAAGATATAAATATGTAATGATAGATGAATATCAGGATACAAATAACTTGCAATATAAAATTATAGATTTAATAGCAAGAAAGAATTTAAATCTCTGTGTTGTGGGGGATGAAAATCAAAGTATATATGGCTTTAGAGGAGCTAATATTTCAAATATTTTAAATTTTGAAAAAAATTATTCAAATTCTAAGATAATAAAATTGGAGGAGAACTATCGTTCAACTTCAATTATACTTGAAGCAGCTAATGAGCTTATAAAAAATAATAAGTCATCTAAAGATAAAAAGCTGTGGACACAAAATAATAAGGGAGATTTAATTCAACTTATCGAATCTGATACAGGTAGAGATGAAGTAAATAAAGTGATTGAAATAATTAAGGAAGAGCATTCTAAAGGAGTTCCCTACAAAGATATTACAATACTTTATAGAACTAATGCCCAATCAAGAATTTTTGAAGAGGGATTTTTAAGATATAATATTCCACATAAAGTTTTTGGTGGAATAAGTTTCTATGCCAGAGCTGAAATAAAAGATATAGTTGCTTATTTATCAGTAATAGTAAATTCAAAGGATGAGTTGAATCTCACAAGAATTTTAAATGTTCCCAAGAGAAAATTGGGAGATAAGGGCTTGGAGAAAATAAAAAATTATGCTGAAGAAAATTCTTTAAGTCTACTTGAAGCATTGTCTAATATCGAGCAAATTTCAGGTTTGACAAGTACAACAAAGGAAAAGTTATCAGAACTTTATTCATTGATAAAAGAGTATCAGGAAAGCCTATCTTATGAAACGGCGTCTACTATTGTGATAGATTTATTAGATAAGATAAATTATTATGAATACATAAAAGAAAGTTATGATAACTATGAAACAAGACTGGAAAATATAGAAGAATTTAAAAACTCAATATTGGAGCTTGAAAATGTTCTTGGTAGTATAAGTCTTAATGAATATCTTGAAAATATATCTTTGGTCAGTGCAACAGATGATTTGGAAGAAGCTAGTGACTATGTAAAGCTTATGACTATACATAATTCTAAAGGTTTAGAGTTTCCAATAGTTTTTTTAGTGGGTTTTGAAAATGAAATTTTTCCGGGTAATAGAGCACTAACTGATGACAATGAACTTGAAGAGGAGAGAAGGCTTTGTTATGTTGCAATTACAAGAGCTGAAAAAAAATTATATTTAAGTTATTCACATTTAAGATTTATTTATGGTATTGATAAAATAATGACCAGCTCTATTTTTCTAAAGGAAATACCAGAGAATTTGTATGAAGAAAAATTTAAGAATAAAAATACGGCTTTTACTTCCTTACTATACAGGGATAGTGAAGTTATTAAACCGGTTTTCAAAAATAAAAATGAGATTAATACTAAAAATATAATACCAAGTTCTATATCAAAATCAGATATAGTTAATAGATTAGGTTTTGCTGTTGGAGATAGAGTCAAACATAAGAAATTCGGTCTAGGTGTCATAAGAGAAATAACTGAAAAGAAAATAATAGTACAATTTATAGACGGAAATAAGGAGATAGCAAATATAATTGCAGATAAATTTTTAACAAAGTCAGAATAG
- the lpxC gene encoding UDP-3-O-acyl-N-acetylglucosamine deacetylase, protein MKRKTLKNVISHNGIGLHKGEIIKLKLIPASSGGIIFKRVDLEEGKNIIHLSPDNTFDLTRGTNLKNEYGAAVFTIEHFMSAMYVKGITDLIVELDGNELPICDGSALKFLELIEEAGVQELEEDVAEIIVKEPIYLSKGDKHVIALPYDGYKLTYTIKFDHTFLKSQLAEFLVDEETYKKEIAPARTFCFDYEIDYLKKNNLALGGSLENAIVVKKDGVLNPEGLRFEDEFVRHKMLDIIGDLKILNRPIKAHIIAIKAGHLIDVEFSQLLNKIS, encoded by the coding sequence ATGAAAAGAAAAACATTAAAAAATGTAATAAGTCATAACGGGATTGGCTTACATAAGGGCGAAATAATAAAATTAAAATTAATACCTGCCAGTTCAGGAGGAATAATTTTTAAAAGAGTTGATTTGGAAGAGGGAAAAAATATAATTCATTTAAGCCCCGATAATACTTTTGATTTAACGAGAGGGACTAATTTAAAAAATGAATATGGAGCAGCAGTTTTTACAATAGAACATTTTATGTCTGCTATGTATGTGAAAGGAATTACAGATTTAATAGTAGAACTTGATGGAAATGAGCTGCCAATCTGTGATGGAAGTGCATTAAAATTTCTTGAGCTCATAGAAGAAGCAGGTGTTCAAGAACTTGAGGAGGATGTTGCAGAAATAATTGTAAAAGAGCCTATATATCTTTCAAAGGGGGATAAGCATGTAATAGCTCTACCTTATGATGGATATAAATTGACTTATACAATAAAATTTGATCATACATTTTTAAAATCACAGTTGGCAGAATTTTTAGTGGATGAAGAAACTTATAAAAAAGAAATAGCACCAGCAAGAACTTTTTGTTTTGATTATGAGATAGATTACTTAAAGAAAAATAACTTAGCTCTGGGTGGTAGTTTGGAAAATGCAATAGTTGTAAAAAAAGATGGGGTCTTAAATCCTGAAGGTCTTAGATTTGAGGATGAATTTGTAAGACATAAGATGCTTGATATTATAGGAGATCTAAAAATACTTAATAGACCAATAAAAGCTCATATTATAGCAATAAAAGCAGGTCATTTAATAGATGTTGAATTTTCTCAATTATTAAATAAAATAAGTTAA
- the fabZ gene encoding 3-hydroxyacyl-ACP dehydratase FabZ: MLNVLEIMERIPHRYPFLLVDRIIDMNKEEQSIKGKKNVTINEEFFNGHFPGHPIMPGVLIVEGMAQCLGVFVLEGIEGKVPYFVGIDEAKFKLPVKPGDTIIYDVKVDKIKRNFVKASGKAYVDEKVVAEASFTFCIADK; this comes from the coding sequence ATGCTGAATGTTTTAGAAATAATGGAAAGAATACCTCATAGATATCCGTTTTTATTAGTGGATAGAATAATTGATATGAATAAAGAGGAACAATCAATTAAAGGAAAGAAAAATGTCACAATAAATGAGGAGTTTTTTAATGGACATTTTCCGGGTCATCCAATAATGCCGGGAGTTCTAATAGTAGAGGGTATGGCACAGTGCTTAGGAGTTTTTGTTTTAGAAGGAATAGAAGGAAAAGTTCCATATTTTGTTGGAATTGATGAAGCTAAATTTAAATTACCTGTGAAACCGGGGGATACAATAATCTATGATGTAAAAGTTGATAAGATAAAAAGAAACTTTGTAAAAGCAAGTGGGAAAGCCTATGTTGATGAAAAGGTAGTTGCAGAGGCAAGTTTCACTTTCTGTATAGCAGATAAATAG
- the lpxA gene encoding acyl-ACP--UDP-N-acetylglucosamine O-acyltransferase — protein MVEVHSTAIVEQGAILEDGVKIGPYCIVGKDVKIGKGTVLQSHVVVEGITEIGENNIIYSFVSIGKANQDLKYKNEPTKTIIGSNNSIREFVTIHRGTDDRWETRIGSNNLLMAYVHIAHDVIVGDGCILANNVTLAGHVVVDSHAIIGGLTPVHQFTRIGSFCMVGGASAVNQDICPFVLAEGNKAVIRGLNSVGLRRRGFTDQDISNLKKAYKILFRQNAPLKDAIEELEKNFSEDKNVMYLVDFIKNSSRGIAR, from the coding sequence ATGGTAGAAGTACATAGCACTGCCATTGTAGAACAGGGAGCCATTTTAGAAGATGGAGTAAAGATAGGCCCTTATTGTATAGTTGGAAAAGATGTAAAAATTGGAAAAGGAACAGTTTTGCAATCCCATGTTGTAGTCGAAGGAATAACAGAAATAGGTGAAAATAATATTATTTATTCATTCGTTTCTATTGGAAAAGCAAACCAAGATTTAAAATATAAAAATGAGCCAACAAAGACAATAATCGGATCTAACAATTCAATTAGAGAATTTGTGACAATTCATAGAGGAACAGATGATAGATGGGAAACTAGAATCGGATCTAACAATTTACTTATGGCCTATGTCCATATTGCACATGATGTCATAGTTGGTGATGGATGTATACTAGCTAATAATGTTACCCTTGCAGGGCATGTTGTAGTTGATAGTCATGCAATTATTGGAGGGCTTACTCCAGTTCATCAATTTACAAGAATAGGTTCTTTCTGTATGGTAGGAGGGGCAAGTGCAGTTAATCAAGATATATGTCCCTTTGTTTTAGCAGAAGGAAATAAGGCAGTTATCAGAGGATTAAATAGTGTAGGACTTAGAAGAAGAGGTTTTACAGATCAGGATATATCTAATTTGAAAAAAGCTTATAAAATTTTATTTAGACAAAATGCCCCATTAAAAGATGCAATAGAAGAATTAGAAAAAAATTTCAGTGAAGATAAAAATGTAATGTACCTAGTAGACTTCATTAAAAATAGTAGTAGGGGGATAGCTAGATAA
- a CDS encoding LpxI family protein, with amino-acid sequence MEKIGLIVGNGDFPFYFIEEAKRNNIPIYPIGLFKTVNNEIKKSENYIEFNIGNIGEIVKYLLLNDIKKVVMLGKVEKKLIFENLRLDKYGERIMEIVPDKKDETLLFAIIGFLRLNKIKVLPQSYLMKEFLFEKKCYTAKSPSLEDEKTIKIGIEAAKALSRVDAGQTVVCRDMSVIAIEGIEGTDETIKRAAAYSDRDNIIVKMSRPQQDMRVDIPTIGLDTLKIAYENNVKGIVAEAGKMMFLNQKECISFANEKGIFIVGKKI; translated from the coding sequence ATGGAAAAAATAGGACTTATTGTAGGAAATGGAGATTTTCCTTTTTATTTCATAGAAGAAGCAAAAAGAAATAATATTCCTATATATCCTATTGGACTTTTTAAGACTGTAAATAATGAAATAAAAAAAAGTGAAAACTATATTGAATTTAATATAGGAAATATAGGTGAGATAGTAAAATATTTACTATTGAATGATATAAAAAAAGTAGTAATGCTAGGTAAAGTAGAAAAGAAACTTATCTTTGAGAATTTAAGATTAGATAAATACGGAGAGCGGATTATGGAAATAGTTCCAGATAAAAAAGATGAAACTCTCCTTTTTGCAATTATTGGATTTTTAAGGCTGAATAAAATCAAGGTTTTACCTCAAAGCTATTTGATGAAAGAATTTCTTTTTGAAAAAAAATGTTATACTGCTAAAAGTCCTTCATTAGAAGATGAAAAAACTATAAAAATCGGTATTGAAGCTGCAAAGGCATTGAGCCGTGTTGATGCAGGTCAGACAGTTGTTTGTAGAGATATGTCGGTAATTGCAATAGAAGGTATAGAAGGAACAGATGAAACTATAAAACGGGCAGCAGCTTATTCAGACAGAGATAATATTATTGTTAAAATGTCAAGACCACAACAGGATATGAGGGTAGATATACCTACAATAGGCTTGGACACTTTGAAAATAGCTTATGAAAATAATGTTAAGGGAATAGTTGCGGAAGCTGGGAAAATGATGTTTTTAAATCAAAAAGAATGTATAAGTTTTGCCAATGAAAAAGGAATTTTTATAGTGGGAAAAAAGATATAA
- the lpxB gene encoding lipid-A-disaccharide synthase, which produces MKFFVSSGEASGDLHLSYLVRSIKTRYKNVEFFGVAGEKSKKEGVEILQNIDDLAIMGFTEILSKYKFLKQKAQDYIKFIKENNIKKIILIDYGGFNLKFLELLKKEDKSIEVFYYIPPKIWIWGEKRIHKLKLADHIMVIFPWEVDFYKKHNVDVIYFGNPFSDIYKKNNEQGEKVLLLPGSRKQELSSILPIFLEIVENLKEEKFILKLNSKNDLVFADKISKCKNVEIEIEEKLNELTKKCKIAIATSGTVTLELALLNLPTIVVYKTSAINYFIAKYILNVGFISLPNLILNSEIFPELVQGKCNAEQIIKNMKNILENKETIFLKLDKMREKISGESVIDSYADFLIGE; this is translated from the coding sequence ATGAAGTTTTTTGTTTCAAGCGGAGAAGCATCGGGAGATTTACATTTATCTTATTTGGTAAGGAGTATAAAGACTAGATATAAAAATGTAGAATTTTTTGGTGTGGCAGGGGAAAAGTCTAAAAAAGAAGGAGTAGAAATTCTTCAAAATATAGATGACCTAGCTATAATGGGTTTTACTGAAATTTTAAGTAAGTATAAATTTTTAAAACAGAAAGCTCAAGACTATATAAAATTTATAAAAGAAAATAATATAAAAAAGATAATTTTAATAGATTATGGCGGCTTTAATTTAAAATTTTTAGAATTATTAAAAAAGGAAGATAAAAGTATAGAAGTGTTCTACTATATACCTCCTAAAATATGGATATGGGGAGAAAAAAGAATACACAAGCTAAAATTGGCAGATCATATTATGGTTATATTTCCTTGGGAAGTTGATTTTTATAAAAAACATAATGTAGATGTCATTTATTTTGGAAATCCTTTTTCGGATATATATAAAAAAAATAATGAGCAGGGAGAGAAAGTTCTATTATTACCAGGAAGTAGAAAACAGGAACTTAGCTCAATTTTACCTATTTTTTTAGAAATAGTTGAAAATTTAAAGGAAGAAAAATTTATTTTAAAATTAAACAGCAAAAATGATTTAGTTTTTGCTGATAAAATATCAAAATGTAAAAATGTAGAAATTGAAATTGAAGAAAAACTGAATGAACTTACAAAAAAATGTAAGATCGCAATAGCTACATCAGGCACAGTTACTTTAGAGTTAGCACTTTTAAACTTGCCAACTATAGTTGTCTATAAGACAAGTGCAATAAATTATTTTATAGCCAAGTATATTTTAAATGTTGGTTTTATATCTTTACCGAATTTAATTTTAAATTCAGAGATTTTTCCGGAACTTGTTCAAGGAAAATGTAATGCTGAACAAATTATAAAAAATATGAAAAATATTTTAGAAAATAAAGAAACAATTTTTTTAAAACTTGACAAAATGAGAGAAAAGATATCGGGAGAATCTGTAATTGACAGCTATGCTGATTTTCTTATTGGAGAATAA